From bacterium:
AGCGGTACCCCAATTTTTGATTCCCACCATATCCCTGGTTTATGGGTGTGCGTAAGACCGTCAGTTTGATGCCTTCTGGCAGATCCTGATATTCCAGCCCTACTTCGTAGGTTTTGTCTTTTGATGAATCATCAATGACGAGGATCTCATTTTCTGGAGTAAGCAGATCTCGGGGAATCCGATCGAGTACCCACGAGAGAGTGCTCTCAGCATTATAGGCGACTATGAATATGAGAATTTTTTTTTGCATGACTGCCGACCCATTAGTATTCCGCATTACTATAGGGAGTCAGTCTTGCGATAGCAAGATATGGCATGTGAAGTAAGACGAGGAGACATTAA
This genomic window contains:
- a CDS encoding glycosyltransferase, translating into MQKKILIFIVAYNAESTLSWVLDRIPRDLLTPENEILVIDDSSKDKTYEVGLEYQDLPEGIKLTVLRTPINQGYGGNQKLGYR